In the genome of Ferrovibrio terrae, the window TCGACCGTGCACCGACCGACAAGTCGGTGATCTTCTCGATGGGCTACGGCCGTGCTGCGGCGACGGTTGGCAACATCTTCCCCTGGGTGTTCACCGCGCCTGCGACTTACTGGGGTGGCGCCAGCGCCGGCATCCAGTACATCGCCAAGGAACTGGGCGGCAAGGACAAGATGAAGGGCAAGAAGGTTGCCTACGTCTATATCGACATCGCCTATGGCAAGGAGCCGATCCCGGTCTTCCAGAACTACGCGCAGGAACTCGGCTTCCAGCTTGAGCTCGTGCCGGTACCGGCGCCGGGCCTGGAGCAGAAGTCGATCTGGCTGCAGATCCGCCAGATGCGTCCGGACTATGTGTATCTGCAGGGCTGGGGCGCCATGAATGCCGTGTCGCTCAAGGAGGCTGCTGCAGTCGGCTTTGCGCGCGAGAAGATGGTTGGCGTGTGGTGGGCGAGCCAGGACAGCGACGTGCAGGCGGCAGGCGCAGTGGCCAAGGGCTACAAGGGTCTGACGTTCCACGGTGCTTCCAAGGATCTGCAACTCCTCAAGGACCTGAAGAAGCACCTGCTCGACAAGGGTAAGGCTTCGCAGGGCGGCAAGCATTTCGGTGAAATCGGCTATCTGCGCGGCGCCATGAACGCCATGCTGACCGTCGAGGCGCTGCGTGCCGCGCAGGAGAAGCATGGCAAGGGCAAGGTGATGAACGGCGAGCAGTCGCGTGACGGCTTCGAGGCCCTCAACCTCACCGATGCCAGCATCGACAAGCTGGGCCTGAAGGGCTTCCTGCAGCCGCTGAAGCTGGCCTGTGACAATCATCTGGGTGACGGTAAGATCCAGGTGGTGCAGTGGCAGGGCGACCAGTGGAAGCCGGTCAGCGACTGGATACTTCCGGAAAACCAGAAGCTCTGGCCGCTCTATCTGAAGGACGCGGATGCCTATGCGCGTGAAAAGAACGTTGCCTCGCGCAGCTGCGCGCGGTCGTAAAGACTGAACGAACCCCCGCCGGCACCGAACCGGCGGGGGTTTTCTTTTCATAGTCCCGGATACCCCCATGACCGCCCAGACCGCAGCCGTCCAGACGAATGCCAGCGCCGCACCGCTGCTGACCGTCAACAACATCGAGGTGATCTACAATCACGTCATTCTCGTGCTGAAGGGTGTGTCGCTGCAGTTGCCCAAGGGCGGCATCGTGGCCCTGCTGGGTGCCAACGGCGCCGGCAAGACCACCACATTGAAGGCGATTTCCAACCTGCTGCGCGCCGAGCGCGGCGACATCACCAAGGGCCATATCGATTATCATGGCGAACGTGTCGACCAGCTCAGCCCGTCGGCGCTGGTGAAGAAGGGCCTGATCCAGGTGATGGAAGGCCGGCATTGCTTCGGCCATCTCACCATCGAGGAGAATCTGCTGACTGGCGCTTACACGCGCAGTGACGGCGGTAAGGCGATCGATCAGGATCTCGAGAAGGTCTATTCCTATTTTCCGCGTCTGAAGGTGCGGCGCAAATCGCAGGCTGGCTATACCTCCGGCGGCGAGCAGCAGATGACCGCCATCGGCCGCGCGCTGATGAGTAACCCCGACACCATCCTGCTGGATGAACCTTCGATGGGCCTGGCGCCGCAACTGGTGGAAGAGATTTTCGAGATCGTCCACCGGCTCAACAAGGATATGGGCGTCAGCTTCCTGATCGCTGAGCAGAATACCAACATGGCGTTGCGCTATGCCGATTACGGCTACATCCTGGAAAACGGCCGCATCGTGATGGACGGCCCGGCCGAGAAGTTGCGCGAGAATTCCGACGTGAAGGAATTCTATCTCGGCCTTGGCGCCGGCGGCCGCATGAATTTCCGCGACACCAAGCATTATCGTCGGCGCAAGCGCTGGCTCACCTGATCCGTTTTCAAGGAGACGACCTGTGGCGCGAGCAGCGAAGAAGGCCGTGAAGAAAGCTGTCAAAAAATCCGCGAAGCCCAAATCCGCGAAACGGGCGGGCCGCGCGGATGAATATCTGGACAAGCGCGAGACGCGCAGTCCGGCTGCGCGCCTGAAAGCGCAGCTGGCGGCCCTGCGCACGCTGGTGACGCATGCCAAAAAGACCAGTCCGTATTATCGCGACCTGCTGAAGGACGTGAAGCCGGCGAAGCTGACCTCGCTGGCGGCACTGGCGAAACTGCCGGTCACACGCAAGTCCGATCTGGCCCCGCGGCAGAAGGCTAAGCCTCCGCTTGGCGGATTACAGGCCGGCAAGCGCTCGGACGTGGCTCATTATTTCCAGTCACCGGGTCCGCTCTATGAGGCTTATCCGCATCCGACGACAAAAGCGAAAGACCCCTTCCGCTTCAGCCGCGCCATCTGGGCTGCCGGCTGCAGACCGGGCGATCTGGTGCATAACGCCTTCTCGTATCACATGACGCCGGCTGGCCGCCTGACGGAAGGTTCGGCGCATGCGATCGGCTGCCCGGTCTTTCCGGCTGGCACCGGCAATACCGAACAGCAGCTCGACGCCATCGCGCAACTGCAGCCGCGCGTCTATACCGGCACGCCGTCTTTCCTGAAGATTCTGCTGGAGAAGGGCCGCGAACTCGGCAAGCCGGCGGCCTCGCTGAAGAAAGGCCTGGTCGGCGCCGAGGCGCTGCCGCCGTCCCTGCGCGCCGAGTTGAAGGCGCTCGGCGTCGATGTGCTGCAATCCTACGGCACCGCTGATCTCGGCCTCGTCGCCTATGAGTCGACGGCACTTGAAGGCATGATCCTGGATGAAGACGTGATTGTTGAGATCGTGCGGCCCGGCACCGGCGATCCGGTCACGCCGGGCGAAGTGGGCGAGGTGGTCGTCACCGTGCTGTCCGGCAATGCGGTTTATCCAATGATCCGTTTCGCCACCGGCGACCTCTCGGCCGTGCTGTCTGGTAGCAGCCCCTGTGGCCGCACCAACACGCGCATCAAGGGATGGATGGGGCGTGCGGACCAGACCACGAAAGTAAAGGGCATGTTCGTGACGCCGGGCCAGATTGCCCAGATCGTCGCCCGCCATCCCGAAATCGCCAGGGCGCGGCTGGAAGTCAGTTCGGAAAACAATCTCGACGCTATGACTCTGAAGATCGAAAGCACCAAAGCCACGGCCGCCGCCGTGGCCGAGACGCTGCAATCGGTCTGCAAGCTGCGAGGCAAGGTCGAGGTGGTGGCGTTGGGCAGTCTGCCGAATGACGGCAAGGTGATTGCCGATCTGCGAACCTACCAGTAAGGCCCGCACTTCCGGCAAGCCATTGAAGCGGCTACACTCCGCCGCATTATGGCTTTGGCGGTTGAACAGCTCGCCTGTATCCGTGGCGAGCGCCAGCTCTTCTCCGATCTGACCTTCCGTCTCGCCCCCGGCGAGGCGTTGTTGCTGCATGGCCCGAATGGCAGCGGCAAATCCAGCCTGCTACGCCTGCTGGCCGGCTTCCTGCCGCCAGCCGGCGGTCGTGTGCTGTGGGACGGCGCCTCCGCGCTGGAGGATGCCGAGGCGCATCGTGCCCGGCTGCAGTATCTCGGCCATCAGGATGCGGTGAAGTCGCAGCTTGGCACCGGCGACAACCTGCTGTTCTGGGCACGGCTCTATGGCCTCGATCCGGTGGCGGCAGCCACGGCGGTGAGTGCCGCGCTGGACGCCGCCGGCCTGCAGCGTCAGCGCGATCTCCCGGGCCGCTATCTCTCGGCGGGGCAGAAGCGCCGTCTGGCACTCGCCCGCCTGCTGCTGAAACCCGCCACGCTCTGGCTGCTGGATGAGCCGACCAACGCGCTCGACACCAGCGCAGTCAGATGGCTTGGCGAGTTGCTTGCGGCGCATCGTGCCAGGGGTGGCATGATAATTCTCGCCAGCCATGTCACCGTGCCGATGAATGATGCGCGCGAGCTTCTCCTGCCCGAAGGTGTTCTGACATGAACGCCTTCCTTGCCATTGTCGCGCGCGACCTGCGGTTGGGTTTCGGCGCTCAGGGTGCGATGCTCACGACACTGCTATTCTTCGTGCTGGCGGTTAGCCTGTTTCCGTTGGGCGTCGGCCCGGAACCGCAGATTCTCGCGCGTATCGCTCCCGGCGTGATCTGGGTTGCGGCATTACTTGCCGCCATGCTGTCGCTCGACCGCCTGTTCCAGACTGATCAGGAGGACGGCACGCTCGATCTGCTGGCACAGGCGCCGCTGCCGCTAGGTCTTGTCGCCTTGGCCAAGACGCTGGCGCACTGGCTGACGACGGGGCTGCCCTTGAGCCTGATCGCGCCGCTGCTGGCGATCCTGCTGCAGATGGATGGCGAAGCGATCCCGGTGCTGCTAGGCGCACTTCTGCTCGGTACGCCATCGCTCAGCCTGATCGGCGCCATCGGTGCGGCGCTCACCCTGGGGGCGAAACGCGGCGCGGTGCTGGTGCCGCTGCTGACCCTGCCGCTGGTGATCCCGGTTCTCATCTTCGGTGTCGGCGCCGTGGAGGCTGCGGCTTATGGTCTCAGTGCCGGGCCCCATTTGCTGTTGCTCGGCGCCTTCCTCGCTGGCGCCCTGGCGCTCACTCCCTTTGCCATCGCTGCCGCCGTCAGGCTGGCTCTCGAATAACCCGCAGCTTATATAGACAGCCATGCTGCATGCCCTTGCCAATCCTGCCCGCTTCCTTCGCCTGATGACGGCGATCCGCCCCTGGGCGGCAGGTGTTGCCGTGCTCGGCCTCGGTATCGGGCTGGCCTGGGGCCTGCTGTATTCGCCGCCGGATTACCAGCAGGGCGAAACCGTACGCATCATGTATATCCATGTGCCCGCGGCCTGGATGGGCATGTTCATCTATGCCGCGATGGCGGTGGCCTCGGCCACGGCGCTGATCTGGCGACATCCGGTTGCTGAGCTGGTCGCCAAGGCTTCCGCCCCGGCCGGGGCGGCGTTCACGCTGATTTGTCTGATCACCGGATCACTTTGGGGCAAGCCGATGTGGGGTGCCTGGTGGGTGTGGGATGCACGCCTGACCTCGATGCTGATCCTGTTCTTCCTCTATCTCGGCTACATCGCGCTGTGGGAAGCCTTCGACGATCCGGCGCGCGCCGGCCGCGCCGCCGCCATTCTGGCGCTGGTGGGCGCGATTAATCTGCCGATTATCAAGTTTTCCGTGGATTGGTGGAACACCATGCACCAGCCAGCCAGCGTGCTGACCCTGGAAGGGCCGAAAATTCACCCTGACATCCTCTGGCCGCTGCTGATCACTGCTTTGGGTGCCAAGGGGTATTATGTCTGGCTGTTGACCGTCCGGGTTCGGGCGGAAATCCTGAAGCGTCAGGCCCGCATCCTGCGCTTCGCGGCCGCGACCGATCGCCGCGCCGGCTAGCCGCGCCGCCGGGAAGGTTATATTTTCCACCTGCCGTGGCCATAGGGGCCAAGGGAAACAAAGGGTTATCGCGTGTACTGGGCATCGCTCGGCGATTTCCTGGCCATGGGCGGCCATGCTGCCTTCATCTGGCCGGCTTTTGCCATCGCATTGATCGCGCTGTTCGGCCTCGCGTTGCTGAGTCGCTGGGGGCTGACGGCGGCCGAGCGTGACCATGCCCAGGCGCGCCGTGAAGCCGGCAGAGACGGAGCTGACGCGTGACCCGCAAGCGCAAACGCCTGCTGGCGGTGCTCGGCCTGGTCAGTGGTCTTGGCATTGCCACCGCGCTGGTGCTCAGCGCCTTCAACGACAATCTCGTCTTTTTCCATTCGCCGTCCGACGTGGCTGACAAGCAGCTGCCGGCGGGTCGTTTATTTCGCCTTGGCGGCTTGGTCGAACAGGGCAGCGTGAAAAAGGACGGCCTGATCACCGACTTCATCGTCACCGATCTGCGCGCCACGCTTCCGGTGCGCTACACCGGCATCCTGCCCGACCTGTTTCGTGAAGGGCAGGGTGTGGTGGCGAATGGCAGGCTGGATGCGCAGGGTCGCTTCGTCGCCACCGAAGTGCTGGCCAAGCATGACGAGAATTACATGCCACCCGAAGTGGCTGAAGCGCTCAAGAAGTCCGGCCAGTGGCATGAGAAGTCCGGCGATCACTCCAAGCTGGTGAAACCCGGTTCATGATTCCCGAACTGGGTCATATCGCGCTGATCCTCGCGCTCTGTCTGGCGCTGGTGCAGGGCGTGCTGCCGCTGGTGGGGGCCGCGCGCGGCATGCCGGGCTGGATCGCGCTCGGCCCGCAGGCTGCATTGGGCCAGGCCGTGCTGGTCGCGTTTGCTTTCGGCTGCCTGACCTACGCTTACGTGACCTCGGACTTCTCGGTGCTGAACGTGGCCGAGAATTCGCACACGCTGAAACCCATGCTCTACAAATTCAGCGGCGTCTGGGGAAATCATGAAGGTTCACTGCTGCTCTGGATCCTGATCCTGGTGATCTTCGGCGCCGCTGTCGCCGCCTTCGGCGGCAACCTGCCGGCGACGTTGAAAGCTCGCGTCCTCGGCATTCAGGGTCTGATCGGCGTCGGTTTCTTGAGCTTCATTCTCTTCACCTCCAATCCGTTCGCGCGGCTTTTGCCGACACCGCTGGAAGGCCGCGGCCTCAATCCGCTGCTGCAGGATCCCGGCCTCGCGTTCCATCCGCCGTTTCTCTATCTCGGCTATGTCGGTTTTTCGGTGGCGTTCTCGTTTGCGGTCGCCGCCCTGATCGAAGGCCGCGTCGATCCGGCCTGGGCGCGCTGGGTGCGACCCTGGACGCTGGCAGCCTGGTGCTTCCTCACCATCGGCATCGCGCTCGGCTCCTGGTGGGCCTATTACGAACTCGGCTGGGGTGGCTGGTGGTTCTGGGACCCGGTCGAGAATGCCTCATTCATGCCCTGGCTCGCCGGCACGGCATTGCTGCATTCCGCCGTCGTGGTGGAAAAACGCGACACGCTGAAAAGCTGGACCGTGCTGCTGGCGATCCTGACTTTTTCGCTCAGCCTGCTCGGCACCTTCCTAGTGCGTTCGGGTGTGATCAATTCTGTGCATGCCTTCGCCACCGATCCGACGCGCGGGGTGTTCATCCTGATCTTTCTGGTGCTGGTGGTCGGCGGCAGCCTCGTGCTTTACGCTTTCCGCGCGCCTGTCCTTCAAGGCGTGGGAGTCTTTGCACCATTGAGCCGCGAAGGCGCGCTGGTGCTCAACAATCTGCTCCTGGCGGTGGCCTGCGCCGCCGTGCTGCTCGGCACGCTCTATCCGATCGCGCTGGATGCTATCAACGGTGCCAAGGTTTCCGTTGGCCCGCAGTATTTCAACGCCGTCTTCATCCCGCTGACCGCGCCGCTGGTGGCGGCCGTGGCGATAGGGCCGTTGCTGGCCTGGAAGCGCGGCGATCTCTCGGCTGCCCTGCGTCGCCTGCTGCCGGCCGCGGTTGCCATGCTGATCGCGCTCAGCATCGGTCTGTGGCTGATCGACGGGCGCAGCTTCATGGCGTTGCTGGGCCTGGGGCTGACCGCCTGGCTCGGTATCGGCACGCTCTGCGAACTCAGCCTGCGTCTCAAGCTGTTTGCCGCGCCAGTATCCGAGACGCTGTCGCGTGCCCGCCATTTGCCGCGCGCCGCCTGGGGCATGACGGTGGCGCATCTTGGTGTCGCGCTGTTGGTCATGGGCATTACGGTTTCGGAAACCTGGCAGGTCGAAGTGCAGCAGGTGATGAAGCCGGGCGAGACCGTTCAGGTCGGCCCGGTGCAATACCGCTTCCTCGGGGTTGCGCCCTACAAGGGCCCGAACTACACGGCGCAGCGCGGGCGTTTCGAGATTCTCGAAGATGGCCGCGTTGTTCATGAACTGCGTCCGGCGCAGCGGCGCTACCAGCAGCCGCCGATGGAAACCACCGAAGCCGCGATCCGGCCTTCGCTGCTGGGCGACCTCTATGCCGTGGTGGGCGAGGGCGATGCCGGACGCGGCTGGGCCGTGCGGCTCTACTGGAAACCGCTGGTCAGCTGGATCTGGCTCGGCGCGCTGATAATGGCACTGGGCGGCTTCCTCTCGCTGTCCGACCGCCGCCTGCGCGTCGGTGCGCCTGCGCGACGTCGCAGTGAAGCTGCGGCGCCGGCAGAGTGACGCCATGCGCCTGACCTCTCTCGTTCCACTCGTGCTGTTCGTGGTGATCGGCATCGGCCTTGCCATCGGCCTGACGCTGAACCCGCGCGACATTCCATCTGCCCTGATCGGCAAGCCGGTGCCGGAATTCTCTCTGCCGCCGGTGCAGGGCCGGACGCAGGGTCTGAGTACGGCCGATCTCAAGACCGGCCAGCCCAGCGTGGTGAACGTGTTTGCCTCCTGGTGCGTACCCTGCCGCGTCGAGCATCCGCTGATCATGGCGCTGAAGCGCGACAATCTCGCACCGATCCATGGCCTGAACTACAAGGACGATCCGGCTGATGTGGCGAAGTGGCTCGACCAGCTCGGCGATCCCTTCACCCGCACCGGCGCTGACCGTAACGGCCGTATCGGTATCGACTGGGGCGTCTATGGCGTGCCGGAAACCTTCGTAGTGGACGGCGCCGGTCAGATCGTCTGCAAGCATGTCGGTCCGCTGATGCAGTACGACCTCGACACCAAGATCCGGCCACTGCTGCAGGATCTCGTCGCTGGTCGCCAAAGCAAAGTCAAATGCTGAGGCTGCTGGTTGTTCTGCTTTTACTGACTGCGGCGCCTGCCATGGCGCAGCAGATCGAGGATCGCCTGGCCGATCCGGCGCAGGAGATGCGTGCCCGCGAGCTGTCGCGCGAGCTGCGCTGCCTGGTCTGTCAGAACCAGTCGATTGAAGACTCGAATGCGCCGCTCGCGCGCGATCTGCGCCGCATCGTGCGCGAGCGCGTTGTTGCTGGCGACAGCGACCGCGCCGTGCAGGACTATCTGGTGCAGCGCTATGGCGAATGGGTGCTGCTCAAGCCGCGCTTCAATGCGCAGACGTTCTTGCTCTGGCTCGGACCGGTTCTGCTGCTGCTGCTCGGTGGCGGGATTGTCTTTGCGCTCTATCGTCGGCAGGCAAGGGCGCAGGTGGTGGCGCCCGTGGCGCTCGATGCCGACGAACAGCGCCGGCTGGATACGCTGCTGCGCGATGACGAGGTCGGAAAATGATCTGGCTCGGCTTCATCATTCTCACTCTCGCCACGCTGGGCTTTCTGCTCTGGCCGCTGCTGCGTGCGCAGCGCCAGATGGCCGACCGCAAGGCGCATGACGTCACGGTTTATCGCGCGCAACTGACCGAGATTGACGAAGAACTGGCGCGCGGCAGCCTGACCGCGAGCGAAGCTGGCGCAGCCAAGCTGGAAATCCAGCGGCGCCTGCTGCGCGCTGATGCCGCGGCTGAGGGCAAGACGGTCATGGCGTCGCGGCGCAGCGTCGTCACCGGTACGATTGTCGTCCTGCTGCTGGTACCGATGCTGGGCGGCGGCATTTACCTCTCCATCGGCCGGCCCGAGGCTACGCAGGTCGATCTTGCGAGGATGCAGCAGCGCGCCGCCCAGGAAGCGCAGATACGCGCCGAGACCGAGCGGATGATCGCGCAGCTGCGTGAGCGCTTGGCCGCCGAGCCGAACCGTGCCGATGGCTGGCTGCTGCTCGGCCGGTCGCTGCTGGCAATCGACCGTGCCGATGAGGCCGTGCCGGCGCTGGATCGTGTCATTGCCTTGCAGCCTGACGATGCCGAGGCCTATGCACTGCGTGCCGAAGCCCAGACGCTCGCCGCGGACGGTTCGGTGACGGCGCCGGCGCAGCGCGATTTCCGTGCCGTGTTGGAGCGCGATCCGCAGCATCCCGGCGCGCGCTACTATCTCGGCCTCGCGCGGCTGCAGGAAGGCGACACGCGCGGCGCCTATGACGACTGGTATGGACTGGCGGCCGAATCTCCGGCCGATGCGCT includes:
- a CDS encoding ABC transporter substrate-binding protein → MKASKWIASLVAGAALAGSAFAALAQEQVIPSMVYRTGPYAPSGIPVADGFADYINLVNERDGGLNGVKLRNEECETQYNTERGVECYERLKALGGTIFSPYSTGITYALIDRAPTDKSVIFSMGYGRAAATVGNIFPWVFTAPATYWGGASAGIQYIAKELGGKDKMKGKKVAYVYIDIAYGKEPIPVFQNYAQELGFQLELVPVPAPGLEQKSIWLQIRQMRPDYVYLQGWGAMNAVSLKEAAAVGFAREKMVGVWWASQDSDVQAAGAVAKGYKGLTFHGASKDLQLLKDLKKHLLDKGKASQGGKHFGEIGYLRGAMNAMLTVEALRAAQEKHGKGKVMNGEQSRDGFEALNLTDASIDKLGLKGFLQPLKLACDNHLGDGKIQVVQWQGDQWKPVSDWILPENQKLWPLYLKDADAYAREKNVASRSCARS
- a CDS encoding ABC transporter ATP-binding protein, with the translated sequence MTAQTAAVQTNASAAPLLTVNNIEVIYNHVILVLKGVSLQLPKGGIVALLGANGAGKTTTLKAISNLLRAERGDITKGHIDYHGERVDQLSPSALVKKGLIQVMEGRHCFGHLTIEENLLTGAYTRSDGGKAIDQDLEKVYSYFPRLKVRRKSQAGYTSGGEQQMTAIGRALMSNPDTILLDEPSMGLAPQLVEEIFEIVHRLNKDMGVSFLIAEQNTNMALRYADYGYILENGRIVMDGPAEKLRENSDVKEFYLGLGAGGRMNFRDTKHYRRRKRWLT
- a CDS encoding phenylacetate--CoA ligase family protein, with the protein product MDKRETRSPAARLKAQLAALRTLVTHAKKTSPYYRDLLKDVKPAKLTSLAALAKLPVTRKSDLAPRQKAKPPLGGLQAGKRSDVAHYFQSPGPLYEAYPHPTTKAKDPFRFSRAIWAAGCRPGDLVHNAFSYHMTPAGRLTEGSAHAIGCPVFPAGTGNTEQQLDAIAQLQPRVYTGTPSFLKILLEKGRELGKPAASLKKGLVGAEALPPSLRAELKALGVDVLQSYGTADLGLVAYESTALEGMILDEDVIVEIVRPGTGDPVTPGEVGEVVVTVLSGNAVYPMIRFATGDLSAVLSGSSPCGRTNTRIKGWMGRADQTTKVKGMFVTPGQIAQIVARHPEIARARLEVSSENNLDAMTLKIESTKATAAAVAETLQSVCKLRGKVEVVALGSLPNDGKVIADLRTYQ
- the ccmA gene encoding heme ABC exporter ATP-binding protein CcmA; this encodes MALAVEQLACIRGERQLFSDLTFRLAPGEALLLHGPNGSGKSSLLRLLAGFLPPAGGRVLWDGASALEDAEAHRARLQYLGHQDAVKSQLGTGDNLLFWARLYGLDPVAAATAVSAALDAAGLQRQRDLPGRYLSAGQKRRLALARLLLKPATLWLLDEPTNALDTSAVRWLGELLAAHRARGGMIILASHVTVPMNDARELLLPEGVLT
- the ccmB gene encoding heme exporter protein CcmB, which translates into the protein MNAFLAIVARDLRLGFGAQGAMLTTLLFFVLAVSLFPLGVGPEPQILARIAPGVIWVAALLAAMLSLDRLFQTDQEDGTLDLLAQAPLPLGLVALAKTLAHWLTTGLPLSLIAPLLAILLQMDGEAIPVLLGALLLGTPSLSLIGAIGAALTLGAKRGAVLVPLLTLPLVIPVLIFGVGAVEAAAYGLSAGPHLLLLGAFLAGALALTPFAIAAAVRLALE
- a CDS encoding heme ABC transporter permease, with the protein product MHALANPARFLRLMTAIRPWAAGVAVLGLGIGLAWGLLYSPPDYQQGETVRIMYIHVPAAWMGMFIYAAMAVASATALIWRHPVAELVAKASAPAGAAFTLICLITGSLWGKPMWGAWWVWDARLTSMLILFFLYLGYIALWEAFDDPARAGRAAAILALVGAINLPIIKFSVDWWNTMHQPASVLTLEGPKIHPDILWPLLITALGAKGYYVWLLTVRVRAEILKRQARILRFAAATDRRAG
- the ccmD gene encoding heme exporter protein CcmD; this encodes MYWASLGDFLAMGGHAAFIWPAFAIALIALFGLALLSRWGLTAAERDHAQARREAGRDGADA
- the ccmE gene encoding cytochrome c maturation protein CcmE; protein product: MTRKRKRLLAVLGLVSGLGIATALVLSAFNDNLVFFHSPSDVADKQLPAGRLFRLGGLVEQGSVKKDGLITDFIVTDLRATLPVRYTGILPDLFREGQGVVANGRLDAQGRFVATEVLAKHDENYMPPEVAEALKKSGQWHEKSGDHSKLVKPGS
- a CDS encoding heme lyase CcmF/NrfE family subunit, translating into MIPELGHIALILALCLALVQGVLPLVGAARGMPGWIALGPQAALGQAVLVAFAFGCLTYAYVTSDFSVLNVAENSHTLKPMLYKFSGVWGNHEGSLLLWILILVIFGAAVAAFGGNLPATLKARVLGIQGLIGVGFLSFILFTSNPFARLLPTPLEGRGLNPLLQDPGLAFHPPFLYLGYVGFSVAFSFAVAALIEGRVDPAWARWVRPWTLAAWCFLTIGIALGSWWAYYELGWGGWWFWDPVENASFMPWLAGTALLHSAVVVEKRDTLKSWTVLLAILTFSLSLLGTFLVRSGVINSVHAFATDPTRGVFILIFLVLVVGGSLVLYAFRAPVLQGVGVFAPLSREGALVLNNLLLAVACAAVLLGTLYPIALDAINGAKVSVGPQYFNAVFIPLTAPLVAAVAIGPLLAWKRGDLSAALRRLLPAAVAMLIALSIGLWLIDGRSFMALLGLGLTAWLGIGTLCELSLRLKLFAAPVSETLSRARHLPRAAWGMTVAHLGVALLVMGITVSETWQVEVQQVMKPGETVQVGPVQYRFLGVAPYKGPNYTAQRGRFEILEDGRVVHELRPAQRRYQQPPMETTEAAIRPSLLGDLYAVVGEGDAGRGWAVRLYWKPLVSWIWLGALIMALGGFLSLSDRRLRVGAPARRRSEAAAPAE
- a CDS encoding DsbE family thiol:disulfide interchange protein, yielding MRLTSLVPLVLFVVIGIGLAIGLTLNPRDIPSALIGKPVPEFSLPPVQGRTQGLSTADLKTGQPSVVNVFASWCVPCRVEHPLIMALKRDNLAPIHGLNYKDDPADVAKWLDQLGDPFTRTGADRNGRIGIDWGVYGVPETFVVDGAGQIVCKHVGPLMQYDLDTKIRPLLQDLVAGRQSKVKC
- a CDS encoding cytochrome c-type biogenesis protein, translated to MLRLLVVLLLLTAAPAMAQQIEDRLADPAQEMRARELSRELRCLVCQNQSIEDSNAPLARDLRRIVRERVVAGDSDRAVQDYLVQRYGEWVLLKPRFNAQTFLLWLGPVLLLLLGGGIVFALYRRQARAQVVAPVALDADEQRRLDTLLRDDEVGK
- the ccmI gene encoding c-type cytochrome biogenesis protein CcmI → MIWLGFIILTLATLGFLLWPLLRAQRQMADRKAHDVTVYRAQLTEIDEELARGSLTASEAGAAKLEIQRRLLRADAAAEGKTVMASRRSVVTGTIVVLLLVPMLGGGIYLSIGRPEATQVDLARMQQRAAQEAQIRAETERMIAQLRERLAAEPNRADGWLLLGRSLLAIDRADEAVPALDRVIALQPDDAEAYALRAEAQTLAADGSVTAPAQRDFRAVLERDPQHPGARYYLGLARLQEGDTRGAYDDWYGLAAESPADALWLDVVQARLRELAPRLGIALAQAVPDSKPPAQAGPSREQMDAAQQMSAEDRNAMVRGMVDRLAERLQDNPNDADGWLRLARAREVLGEVDAAREALRRAVAVAPQRVDARLALAFNLAGPAVTSRDPLPAEAAVEFGKVLEQAPDHPQALWFVGRSAYESGNNAAASAAWTRLLAQLPPESPEAKELAQRLAGLSR